The Leptidea sinapis chromosome 6, ilLepSina1.1, whole genome shotgun sequence genome segment TAGGTACAAAAACAaacatcttttatttaaatctttctGATTTTTGGTTAACTTAGATCACCACAAaatattaagtttgtttttacaAAACATTACTAATATTCTCTAATACAATGTTGCTGTACATAGATGACTATAATTAAACTTTACACTGTCAAATAGTTTtcacaaaactaaaattattaaaacagcaAGAAATGGGTTTACAATTGAATACAAAGCCAGTAGTTTTGTATGTCTCCACTTAGGCAAACATTAAGTATGGATGGATGAAGCCCAAGTTTACCTGAATTTCATTACCTATTATGTATGGGAGTGACAGAATGTTTCAGCTACTGTTATGTCGCATCATAACTGCATAATATGATCTGGATACATTATAACATCATAAAAAAACCTATCCCATAAGGTCCCATACTAAAGCCCAGATAACATAGTTGATGGAATGTCTCATGTGCCTGTAATTACACTGGCACCTATTTAGTATAAGACAGGACATCACCGCAAACTCACTAAACacaccctgatgaaggatctCCAAATGGTCCGAAAGTAGCCAGTACCAACACAGACAAACCACAagtaaagccgttttaaataaataaaggcaccTATTCTCTTTAAACCAATAGATTAGCTATGACAAGACATTAACTTTAATGTCATCAAAACATTTCCGCTGTAACATAAACAAATTTTAGTCACAAGTCCCACACAAACACTTTAAGATATTAATGGTCAATTGAGGAATCGGATCGACATCTTTTGTTCAACATCAGTTCGTTCCAAAGCCCGACTGAACTCTTCAAATGATATCATCTGATCGTTATTGGTGTCTGCTTCAATGATTGTCCTTTCTGCAATGCTTGTTAATTGCTCTTCActgtaatttaaacaaaaggACCTTATCACTATTCATGTGTAGAGaaaagtattaatataatatttttaaactttatcattgcggaactttaacattgtaattatgaTGATGGGTTCccacaatattgtattaatttcttatatttagatccaattgcatgaattgtGGTCGCAGAGGAAATTGGCACCAAATTAATTGATGATAAATGATTTTTGGAGAATAGTATATTAACTTCATATTGGCTACATACAAAATATGAGTAAGCTCAAAAACCAATGGTTGCCAAATATTTGCTTGCTTATCTCTCATTAGGTAGAGTCGACATATAAAAAATGATGTTAACATGGTTAAAAAAACAAAGAGTGTTAAAGAGAAGGGACAACATATTAATTGGACTATTTGGACATTGCCTCAGTAGAAACCACCACTCACACATAGAATGTGAAAAACTGCACATAATACATTCCAAACCATAGAAAAGATACACTAGGTTTTAATTATAGATAGGAGGCTTCCTTGGGGCTTTAGGCTACAGTACTACTAGTGTTAAAATAAAGCTGATCAGAGCCAATCAGGTTAGGTCAGTTTTTAACATAAActgtaacccccttattcataatggtccactaactttaaacagccgctaaggagtgttttttctcattctgacttaggtcaatagaagaagacagagtgagaattggcaatgctttaagttagcagactattatgaataagggccAGACTTTAGTAGTATTTTGTAGCTCTAGCAGCTAGATCTAAAAAATTCTTCTGTATACTTTAAGGTCACAGCATGGCATTTTTTTCAACCTGTGAAAGAATTTTATGCACCTatcttataaagaaatatttattaccttATATTTACTCCAACCATCATATGAAGAATAGCAAGTAATTCATCCCTAGAAATCTTGCCATCATTGTCCAAATCGTACATGGAAAATGCAActggaaaaatatatatactcaaatttaaaaatgcttttttttacatgatagtaataataatattgatacacctttacataaattatattgccccaaattaggcaatCGGGGCGGCCTGAGATATGGGTTGCAagtcaatgatatatttaatatgataaacTTACATTAAGACATCCAtaactcgaaaacaaacatccaaattcaaattgcaaatgcaaattgaaaaatggttGACACAACTGATTCACATAAACATGTACCGATAAATATAGAAAGACCCCAAGAATTCTGTTAGATGAATGCTGCATATTAAGGTTGATGAGAGTGGTAGACCCAGCATTCTTGTTATATATGAAACATATTTCTTTAGAACATTTAAGGCTGCTAAGAGTTAACATTTGTGGTTGGCTCAAGTAATGATACTTactttgattatatattaataaattaagcaTACTCACATCTAAGCTTCTCCTCTCTGCTGTTCAACTTGTTTTCCCTGTTTTTTCTTATTGGTCTAAAGTGAGCCAATACTCTCATAAATTGCAAAAAGTTGACTCTATCATCATGACTCTCAGCAAAAAATGCAGATACTATCCTCTCGCTAAGTGGATTAATAGCAAGCTCTGGTATTCTAAGGAAATCTTCTCTTGAGAGTGTGCCACAGTCATTTTTGTCCAATGCAGTGAATCGTGAGTACAATCGTTCAATTTGATTTGGAGTAACTAAAAATCATCAAAGAAAAATTACATCAAATACTTACAAAGTTATATCATATAGAATTACTTTttcattttcttaaatttgtatTAAGTTAATTTCCATAATCACGGAATTCATAATGAATTACGTTTCAAGTTCGTTTTTCTATTGTTATAACAATGATTATAATAACAATGAATATTACTCACAACCAGTTTCCTCTTGAATCTGAGCGATTTCTTCTTCTCGCAATAATAACGAAGATTTGTTACCCATATTACTTATTTACCCGAATGTTCTGTGAGAAATGCAACTTGTTGTAATGAACAAAGTACAAACGATAAGCTAAACCTTAAATTGCAATTGATTTCACGATTAATTTGATACAG includes the following:
- the LOC126964880 gene encoding calcineurin B homologous protein 1: MGNKSSLLLREEEIAQIQEETGFTPNQIERLYSRFTALDKNDCGTLSREDFLRIPELAINPLSERIVSAFFAESHDDRVNFLQFMRVLAHFRPIRKNRENKLNSREEKLRFAFSMYDLDNDGKISRDELLAILHMMVGVNISEEQLTSIAERTIIEADTNNDQMISFEEFSRALERTDVEQKMSIRFLN